The following proteins come from a genomic window of Hypanus sabinus isolate sHypSab1 chromosome 9, sHypSab1.hap1, whole genome shotgun sequence:
- the LOC132400006 gene encoding neuronal acetylcholine receptor subunit alpha-4-like isoform X1, translated as MMTTNVWVKQEWNDFKLRWDPLEYENVTSIRVPSELLWRPDIILYNNADGDFAVTRLTKAQLFHTGRIRWVPPAIYKSSCHIDVTFFPFDQQNCTMKFGSWTFDKAKIDLISMHRHVDQQDYWESGEWAIVSAVGNYNIKKYECCAEVYSDITYSFIIRRLPLFYTINLIVPCLLISFLTVLVFYLPSDCGEKITLCISVLLSLTVFLLLITEIIPSTSLVIPLIGEYLLFTMIFVTLSIIITVFVLNVHHRSPRTHTMPGWVRRSFLRLIPRLLFMERPPLASRSCRELLRLSHAAEGHSAEAGRRHLDWESDRPSLASAQAAQLQCGVLCKVPAVQCAVLMGDLAKVGRAPRQVSEQPDGTPVGFHHPSGPESNPLTSTGRQYSDLLEDCPQANGLSRSIANPPSYEGEDHAQTTSPPSRCKPAYKERGRGSGGRRRAGGGSPRSVMLEPAIERAVEGVHYIADHLRAEDADSSIKEDWKYVAMVIDRIFLWIFIIICLLGILGLFLPPWKAGML; from the exons TGCCGACGGGGACTTTGCGGTCACTCGCCTGACCAAAGCCCAGCTCTTCCACACCGGCAGGATTCGGTGGGTCCCTCCGGCCATCTACAAGAGCTCCTGCCACATCGACGTCACCTTCTTCCCGTTCGACCAGCAGAACTGCACCAtgaagtttggatcgtggacgttTGACAAAGCCAAGATTGATCTGATAAGCATGCACAGGCACGTGGACCAGCAGGACTActgggaaagtggagagtgggccATCGTCAGTGCCGTCGGGAACTACAACATCAAGAAGTATGAGTGCTGTGCTGAAGTGTACTCCGATATTACCTACTCTTTCATCATCAGACGGCTCCCTCTCTTCTACACCATCAACCTCATCGTGCCCTGTCTGCTGATATCGTTTCTGACTGTGCTGGTCTTCTACCTGCCGTCAGACTGCGGGGAGAAGATCACCCTCTGCATCTCCGTCCTGCTCTCACTCACCGTCTTCCTGCTGCTCATCACGGAGATCATCCCCTCCACCTCGCTCGTCATCCCCCTCATCGGGGAGTACCTCCTCTTCACCATGATCTTCGTCACGCTCTCTATTATCATCACGGTGTTCGTACTGAACGTGCACCACCGCTCGCCCCGCACACACACCATGCCCGGCTGGGTGCGGAGGTCCTTCCTCCGTCTCATCCCTCGCCTCCTGTTCATGGAGAGGCCGCCGCTGGCGAGCCGGAGTTGCAGGGAACTGCTCAGACTCTCCCACGCGGCCGAGGGTCACTCGGCTGAAGCCGGCCGGAGGCACCTCGACTGGGAATCTGACCGGCCGTCCTTGGCCTCGGCGCAGGCCGCTCAGCTGCAGTGTGGGGTACTTTGCAAGGTGCCAGCTGTTCAGTGCGCTGTGCTGATGGGCGACCTGGCAAAGGTTGGCCGCGCGCCCCGCCAGGTAAGTGAGCAGCCCGATGGGACGCCAGTGGGTTTTCATCACCCCTCTGGGCCGGAGAGTAACCCATTGACCAGCACTGGACGCCAGTACAGCGACCTGCTTGAGGATTGTCCCCAAGCTAATGGCCTGTCCAGGTCCATAGCTAACCCTCCAAGCTATGAAGGGGAAGACCACGCCCAGACCACCTCACCCCCATCGAGATGCAAGCCTGCCTACAAAGAGCGGGGCAGAGGCTCGGGCGGGAGACGACGTGCAGGTGGAGGGAGTCCCAGGAGTGTGATGCTGGAGCCTGCGATAGAGAGAGCGGTGGAAGGTGTCCACTACATCGCTGACCACCTCCGTGCAGAGGACGCCGATTCCTCG ATAAAGGAAGATTGGAAGTATGTTGCCATGGTGATTGACAGGATCTTCCTTTGGATATTTATCATCATTTGCTTGCTGGGAATACTGGGCCTCTTCCTGCCCCCCTGGAAGGCGGGAATGCTGTGA